The Kribbella sp. NBC_00662 nucleotide sequence GCGAAGGCCACCACGGTGGAGACGGCCGCGACGCTGATCGACATGGCGGTGCGCGGCGGTGTACGGATCGACAACACCGGTGAGTCGCAGAAGGCAGTGCTGCTGAACCCAGCGGTCGCAACCGCCCCGCACGAGCAGGCGCTGATGTCGGGGCTGTTCCCGACGCTGCAGCCGGGGTCCGAAGTGTTGCTCCAGCGCGGTGCGGTCGGGGACAACACGATGCGGAACGCGCACAACGGGATGATCAGCGCGCTGCGGGAGCAGGTGAAGCAGCGCGGGTGGTACCTGCGGATGCCGCGGGCCGGTGGCGGGTCGCCGTTCAAGAGCGGCTTCGGTTGTGCGTGTATGGCGATGATCGCGATCTGGGTGGTCGGCGCGGGCTTCGCCGGGACGATCACCGCGGCCGCAACCGGCGGTGCGGGCCGGGCGGTGGTGATCGCGGTCCCGGTGATCGCGGTGATCGTTGCCATCGGCATCTGGATCGGGATCCGTGGCCGCGGGCAACGGAACCCGGCCGGCCGGGCGGTGACCGACCAGCTGGTGGGCTTCGAGAAGTATCTGGCCACGGCCGAGGCGGACCAGTTGCGGTTCGAGGAGGGCGAGGACATCTTCTCGAAGTACCTGCCCTGGGCCATCGCCTTCGGGATCGCGGACCGCTGGCAGAAGGTGTGCGAACAGTTGGTCGCCGCGGGCCGTCTGACGCCGGATCCGGTCTGGTACTACGGGCCGTCCTACTACACGTCCGGCTGGACCGCGGGCGCCGTCGGCGCGACCCTTGCGAGCACCTTCGATCCGCCGCCCACACCGTCCAGCTCGGGCGGTGGGGGCGGGAGCTCGTCCGGCTTCAGCGGCGGGTCCTCCGGCGGCGGTGGCGGCGGTGGAGGCGGCGGCAGCTGGTAAAGCAGCTGGGCGGGGCTGCTGGCTGGGGCTGCCGGCTGCGGGTCAGACCGTTCCGCCGGCGGCCGGGGGAGCCGTCGGGTCGGCGGCGGCGTCACCGACGACCTCGCGGGCGAGGAAGTCCTCGAGGTGGAACAGGTTGTCGCCGGCGCGCTTGGCCACGTTCACCAGTGTCTTCATCGCGGCGACCTCCTCGACCTGCTCCTTGAGGAACCACTGCATGAATTGCTCGCCGATGTAGTCGCTCTCGTCCCGCGCGGTGCGGGCCAGCGTCTCGATCTGCTTGGTGACGGTGATCTCCTGCGCCAGCGCGAGCTCGAGCGGCTCGAGCGCGGTCTTGAACTCGGACTCGACCTCGCCCACCGACGGGATCTGCGGCCGGATGTCCTTGTCCAGCAGGTACTGGACCATCATCATCGCATGATTGCGCTCTTCCAGTGACTGCTTGTAGAAGTGCGCGGCGAGCCGCGGCAGATCCTGGTCGTCGTACCAGACAGCCACCGCCACATACTGCTGCGACGCCGTGAATTCGTTACGGATCTGCTCCTGCAGAAGCTTTTCGTACGTGCTCATCCCGTCAATCTACTCTGCCCCAACTCGATCACCGGGGTGTGACCGCCGGGCAGCCCGATCCGGACCGTGGTGTCCGTCACCACCACATCGATGCCCTCAGCAAGCGCCTGCGGCCGCACCGCGTCGCGGGTGAGCACGACGGCATTCACCAGCACGAGCGGCCGACCATGGTGCGGGGCAGTCAGGTACGGCGTCGCCGAGTGCGCACCGAACGGATTCGCCCCCACCGCCCGGTGCACTGCCGCGGCCTCGTACCCGTGCAACCCGACAACCGCCGACACCAGACCGTCCGCGTTCCGCGCCGATGCAGCCGGGTCCTCGACCTCCGCCCCGGTGCTGCTGGTTGCCTCGGGCAAGGAATCACCGGCGACGGCGAAGCCCGCGCTGCGGACCTGCGCGCCCTCAGGCCCTTCGACCAGGGCGCAGCGGATCTCCCAGCCGTTCCACACGACCGAGGTGACCTCGATCGCCCACGGCCCGTCGTCCCCGAGCCACGCCTTGTGCCACGACGACGCCGTACGCCCCTCGACTCCCAGCCGCCGGATCCGCCCCCGCCCACTGGCGACGCCGTCGGGCGACACCAAGGAGATCAGGTTGTCGATCCCGGGCTCGTGGTCGGACAGGTCCGGCCCGGCGTGGTTCGCGTACGCCAGCCGGTTGTAGTGCGGATCGCCCGCAGGCTCCACGCCCTCCGGCTCCGCGACCGGCGCGTGGTCGGCGCCGTGGTTCACCAACTGCACGACCTGGTCGTGCCGGCTCGCGTGCACGATCCATCCCGGCTCCGGCATCGCCTTCTGCTGATCCGCGTCGTCGAGCGGGATCGAGTCCTCCGGGTCCGCCCACACCGGGTGCTCCGGCGGCAGGATCAGCCCGACGAATCCCTTCGAGGCCCAGTACGGCGAGCCAGGTCCGGAGTACTGCTGTGTCGTGGGCAGGAAGGTGTCGTACCACCCGAGCGTCAGCACCCCACGCTCGTCCGGCACGCCGTGCTGCACGAAGTGCCGGGCGATGCCCGAGCACAGCCGCCGCGTCTGCCCCGGCGTCAGAGGAGTGGAGTCGAGCAGAGCGCCCATCCAGTACGGCGCTGCCGCGGCCATCCGGTAGGTGAGCGACCGGCCCTGGTAGAGCGGCGCGCCGTCGTTGCCGACGAAGTACACCGCGTCCTCGAGGAACAACCTGATCCGCTCGCGGTACAGCTTCAGCCGGTCCTCGTACTGCGCGCCCGGGGTCGCCGCGGCCATCCGCGCCCACAGTCCCGGGTAGAGGTGCATAGCCCAGCCGATGTAGTTGTCGAAGTTCTGCCCGTCGCCGTCGGAGTACCAGCCGTTGCCGACATACCAGTCCTCGATCCGGTCGAGGCCGCCGTCGATGTCGTCCTGCGAGTACGGCGCTCCGACCGAGGCGAGGAACTGCTCGCTGACGACCTGGAACAGCCGCCAGTTGTTGTCGTGCGTCGTGGACCCGTTGAAGCCGCCGAGCCATTCCGCGACGTGCTCCTGCGCCCGCGGGTCGAGCCGGTCCCAGATCCACTCCCGGGTCTCGTGCAACGACACCGCAATCGCCGCGGCCTCGACCATCTGCTGCGAGCGCGGGGTGAGCCGCAGCCAAGCCTCGGGGTGGTCCGGGTTCGCGCCGTTGGCGACGCCGCGCGCGTACCGCTCGATCAGGTCCTCGCAGCCCTTGCCCTGCACGCCGGCGATCCGGAAGGCCGCGAGCATGAACGAGCGGGCGAAGCCCTCCAGTGCGTCGGACGCTGTACCCGATCGGCTCGGCCGCCCGGGCAGTTCGACCAGGGAGGCGCCGGGGGAGAAGTACGGCACCAGCGAGTCGAGGAGGTGATCCGCCAGCACCTCCCAATGCTTGCGGCTCCAACCGGTCTGCCGCGAGAGGACGCGGTCGGTGTCTGGCAGGACGAGGCGGGTCATGCGAGCCTTCCGAGTTCGTCGGGGGTGATGGCGTGTTCGAGGGGCCGTCCGGTCGCGAGGCGTTCGAGTTCGCTCACGGCCATCTCGCCGAGTCGGGCGATCTCGTTGCCGACGGCACCGGCGACGTGCGGCGTGACGAACACGTTCGGCAGGTCGAGCAGCGGTGAGTCCGGTGGCAGCGGCTCGGGATCGGTGACGTCAAGTACGGCGTCGATCCGGCCGGACACGCACTCCCGCAGCAGCGCCTCGGCGTCGATGATCTTGCCCCGGGCCGTGTTGATCAGCACCGCGCCGTCCTTGAGCAGACCGAGCAGCCGTCCGTCGACCAGGCCGACCGTCTCGGGGATCAGCGGCGCGTGCACGCTGAGGATGTCGCTGCGCTCGAACAGCGCGTCGTTGCCGACCAGTTCCGCACCGAGCGCCGCCGCCTCGTCAGCGGTCAGGTACGGGTCGCTGATCAGCACCTCCAGATCGAACCCGCGCAGCCGCTCGGCGACCATCTTCCCGATCCGTGACGCTCCGAGCAGGCCGACCGTCGTACCGTAACTGCCCGGCATCGCGTGCGGGTCGGCCTTCCGCCGTTCGATCCGGTACTGCGCCGCGAGCCGGAACGCCCGCTTGCCGGCGAGCACGATCGCGGCGACCGTGAACTCGGCGACCGGCTGTGCGTTCGCCGTGGCCGCCGACGAGACCTGGATGCCGCGATCGAACGCGACCGGGTCGACGATCGCCTTGACCGAGCCCGCCGCGTGCAGGATCGCCTGCAGCTTCGGTGCGGCGTCGAGCACCTCCGGACCGATCCGCGGACAGCCCCAGCCGGTGAGCAGTACGTCGACCTCGGGCAGCGCCGCCCGGACGGCGGGGTCGGCGAGGAAGCTGGTCCCGGGGCCGACCGGGAGCACGGTGGCAATCGCCTCGAGCCGCTCCCGGACCCGCGGCACGAGAACGCGGGACCTGGCGTCGTCGTGCATCGCCAGCATGACGGTCAGGGCGGAATCTGGTTCGCTGCTCACGACGAGCAATCTAGCAAGCGCTTTCCCGGGCTGTCTCGCCGACCGCCGAGTCTTGGAACATCCTGAAAGTTTGCCCAGGCCGGAATGTGTCCGGCCGCATTGGGCGTTGTGAGTCTGAGAGGGCAGGATAGAGCGGCCCACCCGCCCTGTTGGCAACCGTGAAGGAGAACGACGATGCTGCGACCGGACGACCTCTACGAGATCGTCGACGAGTCGGTGGC carries:
- a CDS encoding ferritin; its protein translation is MSTYEKLLQEQIRNEFTASQQYVAVAVWYDDQDLPRLAAHFYKQSLEERNHAMMMVQYLLDKDIRPQIPSVGEVESEFKTALEPLELALAQEITVTKQIETLARTARDESDYIGEQFMQWFLKEQVEEVAAMKTLVNVAKRAGDNLFHLEDFLAREVVGDAAADPTAPPAAGGTV
- a CDS encoding hydroxyacid dehydrogenase, with amino-acid sequence MSSEPDSALTVMLAMHDDARSRVLVPRVRERLEAIATVLPVGPGTSFLADPAVRAALPEVDVLLTGWGCPRIGPEVLDAAPKLQAILHAAGSVKAIVDPVAFDRGIQVSSAATANAQPVAEFTVAAIVLAGKRAFRLAAQYRIERRKADPHAMPGSYGTTVGLLGASRIGKMVAERLRGFDLEVLISDPYLTADEAAALGAELVGNDALFERSDILSVHAPLIPETVGLVDGRLLGLLKDGAVLINTARGKIIDAEALLRECVSGRIDAVLDVTDPEPLPPDSPLLDLPNVFVTPHVAGAVGNEIARLGEMAVSELERLATGRPLEHAITPDELGRLA
- a CDS encoding DUF2264 domain-containing protein, with protein sequence MTRLVLPDTDRVLSRQTGWSRKHWEVLADHLLDSLVPYFSPGASLVELPGRPSRSGTASDALEGFARSFMLAAFRIAGVQGKGCEDLIERYARGVANGANPDHPEAWLRLTPRSQQMVEAAAIAVSLHETREWIWDRLDPRAQEHVAEWLGGFNGSTTHDNNWRLFQVVSEQFLASVGAPYSQDDIDGGLDRIEDWYVGNGWYSDGDGQNFDNYIGWAMHLYPGLWARMAAATPGAQYEDRLKLYRERIRLFLEDAVYFVGNDGAPLYQGRSLTYRMAAAAPYWMGALLDSTPLTPGQTRRLCSGIARHFVQHGVPDERGVLTLGWYDTFLPTTQQYSGPGSPYWASKGFVGLILPPEHPVWADPEDSIPLDDADQQKAMPEPGWIVHASRHDQVVQLVNHGADHAPVAEPEGVEPAGDPHYNRLAYANHAGPDLSDHEPGIDNLISLVSPDGVASGRGRIRRLGVEGRTASSWHKAWLGDDGPWAIEVTSVVWNGWEIRCALVEGPEGAQVRSAGFAVAGDSLPEATSSTGAEVEDPAASARNADGLVSAVVGLHGYEAAAVHRAVGANPFGAHSATPYLTAPHHGRPLVLVNAVVLTRDAVRPQALAEGIDVVVTDTTVRIGLPGGHTPVIELGQSRLTG